One genomic window of Solanum dulcamara chromosome 10, daSolDulc1.2, whole genome shotgun sequence includes the following:
- the LOC129869782 gene encoding uncharacterized protein LOC129869782 produces MDKSWLNIRNRVDQKYRDGVEGFLNWAFSQPKVNTMIRCPCKGCMNTVFKLRIDIRVDLLKKGFWDSYKVWDLYGEVLVRVENSNVALNDEVEVDSAEEDDITQMIHDACGYMNLDNNATYSEGNEEPNMHATKFYKLLEDGKTELYPGCTKVSKLSFVVKLLHLKSLNHWSNKSMDELLRFFKEVLPEGSFVPSSFYEAKKVLRDLGLGYTKIDACQNDCILYWSDYVNAQSCPKCGKSRWKSVKPKGKKVAHKVLRYFPIKPRLQRLYMAKETSKKMRWHKEENIDDGVMRHPSDSIEWKSFNERHPTFLAELRNV; encoded by the coding sequence ATGGATAAAAGTTGGTTGAATATTAGGAATAGAGTTGACCAAAAATATAGAGACGGAGTAGAAGGTTTTCTTAATTGGGCATTCAGTCAACCCAAGGTGAACACTATGATTCGATGTCCTTGTAAAGGATGTATGAACACTGTGTTTAAGCTAAGAATTGATATAAGAGTAGACTTATTGAAGAAGGGATTCTGGGATTCTTATAAGGTGTGGGACTTGTATGGAGAAGTGTTGGTTAGAGTTGAAAATTCTAATGTCGCACTTAATGATGAAGTAGAAGTTGATAGCGCTGAAGAGGATGACATTACTCAAATGATCCATGATGCTTGTGGATATATGAATCTGGATAATAATGCTACTTATTCGGAGGGAAATGAAGAGCCAAATATGCATGCTACAAAGTTCTACAAATTGTTAGAAGATGGTAAGACAGAACTTTATCCTGGTTGCACAAAAGTCTCAAAGTTGTCTTTTGTTGTTAAATTACTTCACTTGAAGTCACTTAACCATTGGAGCAACAAATCGATGGATGAGTTATTAAGGTTCTTTAAAGAAGTTCTTCCCGAGGGGTCATTTGTACCTAGTTCTTTCTATGAAGCAAAGAAAGTTCTTCGTGACCTAGGCTTGGGATATACCAAAATAGATGCATGCCAGAAtgattgtattttatattggagCGATTATGTCAATGCTCAATCATGTCCTAAGTGTGGCAAGTCTAGATGGAAATCAGTAAAACCCAAAGGCAAGAAAGTAGCTCATAAAGTGTTGCGATATTTTCCAATCAAACCAAGGCTTCAAAGATTATACATGGCAAAAGAGACATCAAAGAAGATGAGGTGGCACAAGGAGGAGAATATTGATGACGGTGTCATGCGTCATCCATCTGACTCAATAGAATGGAAATCTTTCAATGAGCGTCATCCTACTTTTTTAGCTGAGTTAAGAAATGTGTGA